The sequence ttttttttcccttttatttgtttttttcttttcttttgttttttcttcatcttttttttttttttttgtaattactgCTTACATTTGGATCTGCTTCAGAACAAAAATGGTGCTGTTTCAACATGAAAAAGCCAAACCATAGCCTTTAGAAAATGCTGAGATAACACATTCGCTTTGCCTGCTGTTGGGTCCCCCCCCCTCAAATTGCTCCCCAGTGATTTTCCCAGACTCAGCAGTTCAGCAAACTCTCCCCAAACCCCCATGTCTTGTGGGGAGGGGCAGATAGGATTTACCCTGCTCCGGTGGCCACGGGGCTCTTGCCCAGAAGGGTCCCCAGGGAAGGTGGGGGCCACGGTGGGCAATGgcacccctgccctggggacaatGGGACTCCAAGCTGGGTACCCgccagccctgggggggctccccTTGGTCACAGTGcggcagggtgctggggacatgggagggaACATCTTTGTGTAGCTCTCACATGTATTTTTAAGGTAATTGGAGCCGGCCGTTGGAGTCCAGATGCTTGAATCAGCAGGTAGGGGCTGATGTGGGTGCCAAAATTCCCGTGTAATCTTGGAGTCTGGGTGCTCTTCCCAGAAAAATGCCTGCCAACATTCATACCAATATAAACCCGGTGCGACTGTGTTTGGTCCCCTCCTCTGATCCAGGGACAGGCTGCAATACGGGACCTAAATTTTGCGGCTGGAACATTCAGGGAAATGCCAGGTACCAGAAGAAACACCGATGGCCAGAGAGGTTTGATGGCAGACATTGTGATGCTTTAACCTGCTGGGGGACGGACAGAAACCCGTTTGGATAGGAGCAAACAAGGTGATGCCTTCCCAGGCAAAGCTAAGCAGCCGAGATATAGATCCAAATTTCATATAGGGATAGTTAATTAATCAAAATGAAGTACAGAGGGATTCGGTCGTTACTCAGAATATAATTAGAACAAAGAAAAACGAGCAAGAGCTCCCGTTTGTGGCATCAAATACGTTACTGGCCAGGCTTTCGAACCAACAGACTATTGAGACCCACATCCTTCTGTGAGTCTCCTTTTCATCTCGCCTCTGCCCACGCTTGATCCTTCTGCTAACGCTTAGCTGCACAAGGACCTGCTCCAGCTCCCCTGGGCAGCTTTGGCAGCCCCCACGCTGGCTTCAGTCGCAGCAAAACCAAGCTGTAATAGCCTTGATCACGGGCTTCAGGAGGTGAGTCTTGAGGAAATAACAGCACAGAGCAAAAAAATCTCTGCCAATAGAATAGAAAACGATGGGGTTTTTATGCACTTGTGGTACCTGCTCTGTAGCTGAAGTGCAAATTAACCGCTCGTGGTTCTCCTTGCGATGTCCCGGTGAACACGCTGCTGCAGGAACATCTTGTGGCCCAGGGTTTGGAAACTAGGCGGTGAAAAGGGACAGATTGCACAGGTAGTTATCAAGGAGGTGGGTCCACCTTGGGTGACGGGGAGCCTCTCGAGGGGAacctccccccccagcaaacccaGCCAGAGCAAGGTAAGGTGCTGTGCCAGCAGGACGCGTTGTCAGTGTCCTGCCATGGCCCTTGGATGTTACTTAAACCTATGGGACTTCTGTTCTGCTGCAAGAGAggcttgcatgaaaaaaaaaaaaaaagaaagaaaaaaaggcattaattaGCTGTTTCCCACAAAGTGTTTTCATCAAAGGCACCAAAATAATAACTAGTGCCTCAGTATTAAGTGAACCCATTAAAGTTAATTGAGCAATTAGTTAAGCAGCTTAATGCCCTCCTCCTGATGTGTCTGGCTTTTAATATTCATGGCACCGTGTAATCTGTGGGCTGGTGATTCTGGTCCGCATCCAAGCAGCTTCCCCACTTACCTGGCTTGGTGCCGCAGCTCCCCGTCTCCTTGAACCTCAAGGAAGCCCATCCTACTACTGTGCTTGTGGGCAAATTGTCCCCTTTCCTTTCACCCCATGAGGACTACCAGATGCTTATGCCAGGTGAGGTGAAGCAACAGGAGCAGCAGAGGTAGCGTAATGAACACAAACACTTCAATCTTCCACCACCTCCAAAGCACAATGATCCTTTTGCTCCCAGACAGGAAAAATCTAAGTACCAATTAATTGGAGCGGTTGCAGAAGCGACACACCTAGCAAGAGGTAGGTTTTAGTAGCAGGTTGCAACCAACTCACTGGCCAAGGAGGTGCCTTCTtgcagcaggagagcagctctggctgGTTTTTGGGTACCTGCACCCGGGATGCTGAAGGCGGAGGTGGGATGGAGGCGGCTGTGATGGCCTGAGGGATGGTGTGGTTGGTGGGTTGAGGGATGGGGTGGCTGATGGTGCAGGGACAGATCTAGTGGAGGTAGGGcagcccttccagccccttcctgcTGAGCATCAGCCTGGCGAGCAAAGCGCTTTACTGCCAACGCAGCCATGAGAGCAGACTAACGTGGGGGCCACAGCAAGGAATGCATACAGAGAAAATCACACGTTAGGGGGTTTAAGGAAAGCCAGGAGGGTGTGCCGTGAATAGAGCGAGAGAGAGGGGACATGTTGTTGGGGAGTTTGAAAAAACAGTAAACCCTATTGAGCAGCAGCTTTAAGTTCCCAACAAAACACTCGTATGTGGCAgaactgctgctcaggaagggcaGCATCATACAGTGCCCTCCTGCATTTTTGGGAGCTTGACCCCAGTGCAGCACCACCGCAGGCGAGTGCCCTACACAGGGGCTCCAGAGGTGAGCCTGAGCTTTGCaacccccaccccagcagcagcccaaggGGAAACCGCCGCCCCACAAAGCCCCACAGGGTGCCCTGAAGCTCAAATTGGGAGAACTGGGTTGTTGGTGGAACCAGGTTAGCGAGCAAACACTCACTGTGATGGATGTGCAAGGGGACAGGCGTTGACTTTGCAGATCCCTTTTGTTTGTCTTCCTCCGAGGGTAGAGAAATGTGGAGTTTTGATGATAGGAACAACTTTGGCTGCTCCCCAGGGGGACGCAGCCGATGTTTAAGCTCCTCCCTTGGTTTCTCCAACAGATGGTGTGACCCTCAAAATGATTGAAGACCTGAAGACCATGATTGACAACATCTCTCAGGAGGTTGCTCTGCTGAAGGAAAAGCAAGCGCTCCAGACAGGTAAAGGACTCGCTGAAGAAGGCATGGCTTTTGCTTTGAGAGAGGAGCTGCTTATAAAGCGGCTACAATTGCTCCACACACTATAGCAAGAGATGCCCAAGCGCCCTGCGACAAGGCGTCCATCCCAGGGAGAGAGGTTGTGGGATCAAAGCAAAGTGTGGGCTCACTGTAACTCCTCCAGGCAGATGAAGCTCCTCAAGCAGTTAATGACATGAGTTGTGCAGCGTatgccccccgcccccctttaTGTGCTAGAGCTTCCCATTTGTAAAGCTGTGAATATTCCTATGACAGTAAGCCAGATGTTCGTTTTCCTGTATGAATCAGAGGGATGGGTAACGGATTATTCTCTGCTTCAGTCAAACGTAGCTTACTCTTTTGTCTGAACCCCAGTGAAATGGTGACCTGGTCTCTTACACGTACCCTGGTATTGCTCAGGGAACCTTATGGAGGTCAGTCCCACCATGCTTCATTGAACACGTACAGAGGACAGTCCTAAAATGCCCATCTTTCAGCCATGTTCCACAGTTACTCTGTGCAAACTCCACTGACAACAACAGGGGAGGGATGCGCAGAACACGAAACAGAAATGAGATGAAAATGCAAGTTAAGGAGaattttatccttaaaaaaaaaaaaaagagaacacaagCAAAATCAAGGCTTTAGTTCCAAGCTCACATTCATTGGTTTGGGGATTAATGCATAGCTCTGATTAGTTATTGTTGGCTACAGTACCCTGCACTCTTAGGGtttagagcttaaaaaaaataatattgctatTCTTAACAATAAAAGTAGAAATTTCCTCTGGAGACCTCAAGCTATGCAAGCGCAACACTTCTGATCAAAGCCTattagaaaagacatttttctcatGCTTGCATAATTAAGATGATTGAATTGAAACAGCAGACTTTTTCCCAAAAACACTCCAACACCCAGCAGCGCCCATCACAGACCTTCCTTCAAACAAATTCATCGGAGAAAGCatagcagcagctggagaagagcgAGGCCAGGGGTAAGGGTAGGGGGACCACGCTGTGCCTCTGCTCGAGCAGCGGCAGAGCCCATGGAGGGCGACAGGGGGGCACCCTGAGGTCCATTTTTCCCTGACGGTTTATGGACAGGGAGGGCACGTCCCCGCAGCCATGCCCTGTGTAGGAGGGAGAGGGCTCCTGGGAATGCCATGCGGCTGAGAATCACTGCACAGCCCAAGAAATGAAGTTGTAATGTGGCTGCcgcatttgctgctgctgcctcttcctgGCTGCTGGTTTTAAACCTAATtccctttttttatgttttttctttttttttttaattttttttttttttttggttctgttcgTGTGGTAACCTCTCAGTTTGCCTGAAAGGCACCAAAATTCACCTAAAATGCTTTCTTGCGTTTTCGGAGAGGAAGACGTACCACGAGGCCAGCGAAAACTGCATCTCGCAGGGCGGCACGCTCAGCACCCCCCAGGGCGGGGAGGAGAACGATGCCCTCTACGACTACATGCGCAAGAGCATCGGCTCCGAGGCGGAGATATGGCTGGGCCTCAACGACATGGCGGCAGAGGGCAAGTGGGTCGACATGACGGGCGGCCCCATCCGCTA comes from Numenius arquata chromosome 7, bNumArq3.hap1.1, whole genome shotgun sequence and encodes:
- the CLEC3B gene encoding tetranectin, whose translation is MALRGACLLLCLLSLAQVSSQQNGKARQKTAASKKDGVTLKMIEDLKTMIDNISQEVALLKEKQALQTVCLKGTKIHLKCFLAFSERKTYHEASENCISQGGTLSTPQGGEENDALYDYMRKSIGSEAEIWLGLNDMAAEGKWVDMTGGPIRYKNWETEITTQPDGGKLENCAALSGAAVGKWFDKKCRDQLPYICQFMIV